A genomic window from Dermacentor silvarum isolate Dsil-2018 chromosome 9, BIME_Dsil_1.4, whole genome shotgun sequence includes:
- the LOC125940250 gene encoding uncharacterized protein LOC125940250, translating to MALGSRKLLDLFREAASFESSSGIARLVRQRADRGRCFRAFRRVGVAASATATLSCCVAIIIENHLNDKETAWSYGLPVLLVRLLSQVGFAFWECTMYIVVSSVSEVLVSYLRSQKYSLRECQRSVQEQRSDDLTAALAVEAIRKNMSAIRKMKTCINVIWEPAILASSLCFLWVHCIAWYCLFTEEAYHLRIWLGLAYSCYSSLRFLDLAVVSHDLCNEARSIQQVSKDANLVHVSDTYMRQIHFLHDSA from the exons ATGGCGCTTGGTTCAAGGAAGCTGTTAGATTTGTTCCGCgaagcagcgtcgttcgagtcgTCGAGCGGTATTGCTCGTCTAGTTCGGCAACGGGCGGACAGAGGTAGGTGTTTTCGAGCATTCCGAAGGGTGGGTGTCGCGGCGTCAGCCACGGCGACATTGAGCTGTTGCGTTGCCATAATCATAGAAAACCACTTGAACGACAAGGAAACGGCTTGGAGCTATGGTCTCCCTGTTCTGCTTGTTCGTCTGCTATCACAGGTCGGGTTCGCTTTTTGGGAGTGTACCATGTACATCGTTGTGAGCAGCGTCTCCGAAGTTTTGGTTTCCTATTTGAGGTCTCAGAAATACTCTCTTCGTGAATGTCAGCGCTCCGTTCAGGAGCAGCGGTCGGACGATCTGACCGCTGCTTTAGCAGTTGAGGCCATACGTAAAAACATGTCCGCGATAAGAAAGATGAAAACATGTATTAACGTTATTTGGGAGCCAGCCATCCTGGCATCCTCACTGTGTTTCCTATGGGTTCATTGCATCGCGTGGTACTGTCTGTTCACGGAAGAGGCGTACCACTTGAGAATATGGCTCGGATTGGCGTACAGCTGCTACAGCTCTCTCAGGTTTCTGGACCTGGCTGTCGTCAGTCACGACTTGTGCAACGAG GCTCGAAGCATTCAACAAGTGTCTAAAGATGCAAACCTGGTGCACGTGTCCGACACGTACATGCGACAG ATCCATTTCCTGCATGACAGCGCCTGA